From a region of the Oryzias melastigma strain HK-1 linkage group LG4, ASM292280v2, whole genome shotgun sequence genome:
- the aasdh gene encoding beta-alanine-activating enzyme isoform X3, whose amino-acid sequence MATRRLAVVHRCWRAVQLMESLRTYCTRLEQQALPKWSLFQMSSSDVVFLASPLTFDPSVVDIFLALSSGAQLLIVPSLIKKMPRRLAGLLFKEHKVTVLQVTPTLLLSFGHHTLKEEVLSPSSSLRVLALGGEACPPPALLRSWKHEENKTCIFNLYGITEVSCWACCYKIPETLLRSSDLGEPSVPLGAPLMDTEVDVRDELGRVVTEGEGQLFLGGGGRVCLLDGEGTVASGTMRATGDWVKIREQQLHFQGRTDRTIKRNGKQVNLDHLQQLVLALPRVAACAVGLHSSSRLLAFVVSSSSSSSVRQHWEEGGGAGGDEKRRILEQLSVLLPSHGIPDSLELLPALPLTPHGKVDLEALMRSYERQRERLGFPRGDVHTLKQRLQALWKDALGLPGDADLDEQSNFLLSGGDSLKAVRLCEDIGAAVGAPSPQLLEVLLDGTFSELWRHVALMLEGRPSSSHQAKKRHADPPSAAAKREWKPAEKRAVRVLQRAGRVTQMNMTDSSETLEDAGLRGAESHRAVKVEMSLSWASDTGRCVDASPMLLVIDGANQSSDGCRTTVFIGSHSHRVQALDLGTGGVLWERVLGGRVEASAAASPCGSLIIVGCYDGCIYFLSADSGETRWTFRTGDAVKSCPAVDAVSGLVLAGSHDGNVYALDPQAQRCVWKRHCGGAVFSSPHLHDSPRQLYVATLAGRLLSLNPDSGDESWSYHRGVPFFSSPNCSSSCVVIGSVDGNICCLTHTGELLWQFPTQGPVFSSPCFLREQHRLLCGSHDGRLYCLSAADGSEVWTFQTCSRVYSSPCVFHSCGGGALVALASTDGTVWILDAANGQMLASHALPGELFSSPVVCGGCVVIGCRNDYVYALNLTNKEET is encoded by the exons ATGGCCACCAGGAGGCTGGCTGTGGTGCATCGTTGTTGGAGAGCGGTGCAGCTCATGGAGAGCTTGCGTACGTACTGCACACGTCTGGAACAACAGGCCCTCCCAAAATG gTCTCTGTTTCAGATGAGTTCGTCTGATGTGGTTTTTCTCGCCTCCCCTTTAACCTTTGACCCCTCGGTGGTGGATATTTTTCTGGCTTTGTCATCTGGGGCTCAGCTGCTCATCGTACCCAGCCTGATCAAGAAAATGCCTCGTCGGCTCGCTGGGCTTTTGTTCAAAGAGCATAAAGTTACAGTCCTTCAG GTGACCCCCACTCTCCTCCTGAGCTTTGGCCACCACACTTTAAAAGAGGAGGTGCTGTCGCCCAGCTCGTCCCTCCGGGTGTTGGCTCTGGGGGGAGAAGCCTGCCCGCCTCCAGCTCTGCTGAGGAGCTGGAAACACGAGGAAAATAAGACCTGCATCTTTAACCTGTATGGCATCACGGAGGTCTCCTGCTGGGCCTGCTGTTACAAGATACCCGAGACTCTGCTGCGGTCCAGCGACCT TGGAGAGCCCTCGGTTCCTCTCGGAGCTCCTCTGATGGACACAGAGGTGGACGTCAGGGATGAACTGGGCCGGGTCGTCACAGAGGGAGAAGGACAGCTGTTCCTCG GTGGAGGGGGCAGGGTGTGCCTCCTGGACGGGGAGGGCACTGTGGCCTCTGGGACGATGAGAGCTACCGGAGATTGGGTGAAGATcagagagcagcagctgcactTTCAGGGCCGGACGGACCGAACCATCAAACGCAATGGAAAACAAGTAAACCTGGACCACCTGCAGCAG CTCGTCCTGGCTCTCCCTCGGGTGGCGGCCTGTGCGGTGGGCCTCCACAGCAGCTCTCGACTCCTTGCTTTTGTTgtgagctcctcctcctcctcctcggtcCGGCAGCATtgggaggaggggggaggagcAGGTGGAGATGAGAAGAGGCGGATTCTGGAGCAGCTGTCTGTGCTGCTGCCTTCTCACGGCATTCCTGACTCTCTGGAGCTCCTGCCGGCGTTGCCCCTGACTCCTCATG GTAAGGTCGACCTGGAGGCTCTGATGAGATCATATGAAAGACAAAGGGAGCGTTTGGGATTTCCACGGGGAGATGTCCACACCCTGAAGCAGAGGCTGCAGGCGTTGTGGAAG GATGCATTAGGTCTTCCTGGAGATGCAGACCTGGACGAGCAGTCGAACTTCCTGCTGAGTGGGGGGGACTCCCTGAAGGCTGTACGTCTGTGTGAAGACATCGGCGCCGCTGTGGGAGCGCCCTCGCCACAGCTCCTGGAGGTGCTGCTGGACGGGACGTTCTCAGAGCTGTGGCGGCACGTCGCACTGATGCTGGAGGGCCGCCCATCCTCATCGCATCAGGCCAAGAAGAGACACGCCGATCCTCCATCTGCTGCAGCCAAGAGGGAGTGGAAGCCGGCGGAGAAACGGGCCGTGAGGGTGCTGCAGCGAGCGGGTCGGGTGACACAAATGAATATGACGGACTCAAGCGAGACGCTGGAAGACGCCGGACTgaggggggcggagtcacacAGAGCTGTGAAGGTGGAGATGAGTCTGAGCTGGGCTTCAGACACCGGCAGATGTGTGGACGCCTCCCCGATGCTTCTGGTTATCGACGGTGCGAATCAGAGCTCCGACGGCTGCAGGACGACAGTGTTTATTGGCTCTCACTCCCACAGGGTGCAGGCTTTGGACCTCGGTACCGGTGGGGTTCTGTGGGAGCGAGTCCTCGGGGGCAGGGTGGAGGCCTCGGCTGCTGCGTCTCCCTGCGGCTCGCTCATAATTGTAG GCTGCTACGACGGCTGCATCTACTTCTTAAGTGCCGACTCTGGAGAGACCCGGTGGACGTTTAGGACGGGAGACGCGGTGAAGAGTTGTCCCGCTGTGGATGCTGTCAGCGGTTTGGTGTTGGCCGGCTCACATGATGGAAATGTTTATGCTCTGGACCCACAG GCTCAGCGGTGTGTTTGGAAGCGTCACTGTGGCGGCGCCGTGTTTTCCTCCCCGCACCTTCACGATTCCCCGCGACAGCTGTACGTGGCGACCCTGGCAGGACGTCTGCTGAGCCTGAACCCT GACAGTGGAGACGAGTCGTGGTCGTACCACAGAGGCGTCCCTTTTTTCTCCTCGCCCAACTGCTCCTCCAGCTGCGTGGTGATCGGCTCGGTGGATGGAAACATCTGCTGCCTCACTCACACCGGAGAACTG ctgtgGCAGTTCCCCACACAGGGGCCGGTCTTCTCGTCTCCGTGCTTCCTCCGGGAACAACATCGGCTTCTGTGCGGATCTCACGACGGCCGCCTGTACTGTCTGAGTGCGGCCGACGGCTCTGAAGTTTGGACTTTTCAGACCTGCAGCAGGGTGTACTCCTCTCCTTGTGTGTTCCATAGCTGCGGCGGGGGCGCCCTGGTGGCTCTGGCTTCCACAGACGGGACGGTCTGGATCCTGGACGCAGCAAACGGACAGATGCTGGCCTCGCACGCTTTACCCGGGGAGCTGTTCTCATCCCCGGTAGTGTGTGGCGGCTGTGTGGTAATTGGGTGTCGTAATGATTATGTCTATGCCTTAAATCTGACTAATAAAGAGGAAACCTGA
- the aasdh gene encoding beta-alanine-activating enzyme isoform X1, producing MAARTLQAAVSAAASLHADRTAVVFDSGSSAHAGPSASLLYRELVQLSGELSAVFLRRCAPIHSVIGLYCSDDLLVPVWILGILQCPAAYMPLDPEAPALLSAQVMSQCGLKYCAVETRLMQQFQATLSRYLTFEVCATLPKFKLTLIHIQKLSCAKPEPGTKQDGHQEAGCGASLLESGAAHGELAYVLHTSGTTGPPKMVRVPHRCIVPNILHLRSLFQMSSSDVVFLASPLTFDPSVVDIFLALSSGAQLLIVPSLIKKMPRRLAGLLFKEHKVTVLQVTPTLLLSFGHHTLKEEVLSPSSSLRVLALGGEACPPPALLRSWKHEENKTCIFNLYGITEVSCWACCYKIPETLLRSSDLGEPSVPLGAPLMDTEVDVRDELGRVVTEGEGQLFLGGGGRVCLLDGEGTVASGTMRATGDWVKIREQQLHFQGRTDRTIKRNGKQVNLDHLQQLVLALPRVAACAVGLHSSSRLLAFVVSSSSSSSVRQHWEEGGGAGGDEKRRILEQLSVLLPSHGIPDSLELLPALPLTPHGKVDLEALMRSYERQRERLGFPRGDVHTLKQRLQALWKDALGLPGDADLDEQSNFLLSGGDSLKAVRLCEDIGAAVGAPSPQLLEVLLDGTFSELWRHVALMLEGRPSSSHQAKKRHADPPSAAAKREWKPAEKRAVRVLQRAGRVTQMNMTDSSETLEDAGLRGAESHRAVKVEMSLSWASDTGRCVDASPMLLVIDGANQSSDGCRTTVFIGSHSHRVQALDLGTGGVLWERVLGGRVEASAAASPCGSLIIVGCYDGCIYFLSADSGETRWTFRTGDAVKSCPAVDAVSGLVLAGSHDGNVYALDPQAQRCVWKRHCGGAVFSSPHLHDSPRQLYVATLAGRLLSLNPDSGDESWSYHRGVPFFSSPNCSSSCVVIGSVDGNICCLTHTGELLWQFPTQGPVFSSPCFLREQHRLLCGSHDGRLYCLSAADGSEVWTFQTCSRVYSSPCVFHSCGGGALVALASTDGTVWILDAANGQMLASHALPGELFSSPVVCGGCVVIGCRNDYVYALNLTNKEET from the exons GATCTTACAGTGTCCTGCTGCTTATATGCCGCTGGACCCCGAAGCTCCTGCACTCCTGTCGGCTCAGGTAATGAGTCAGTGTGGACTGAAGTACTGCGCCGTGGAGACCCGCCTGATGCAG CAGTTCCAGGCCACTCTCAGCAGATACCTTACCTTTGAGGTTTGTGCGACACTGCCAAAGTTCAAGCTGACCCTGATCCACATTCAGAAGCTGTCATGTGCTAAACCTGAACCTGGAACAAAGCAAGATGGCCACCAGGAGGCTGGCTGTGGTGCATCGTTGTTGGAGAGCGGTGCAGCTCATGGAGAGCTTGCGTACGTACTGCACACGTCTGGAACAACAGGCCCTCCCAAAATGGTGAGGGTGCCACACAGGTGTATTGTTCCCAACATACTGCACCTGAG gTCTCTGTTTCAGATGAGTTCGTCTGATGTGGTTTTTCTCGCCTCCCCTTTAACCTTTGACCCCTCGGTGGTGGATATTTTTCTGGCTTTGTCATCTGGGGCTCAGCTGCTCATCGTACCCAGCCTGATCAAGAAAATGCCTCGTCGGCTCGCTGGGCTTTTGTTCAAAGAGCATAAAGTTACAGTCCTTCAG GTGACCCCCACTCTCCTCCTGAGCTTTGGCCACCACACTTTAAAAGAGGAGGTGCTGTCGCCCAGCTCGTCCCTCCGGGTGTTGGCTCTGGGGGGAGAAGCCTGCCCGCCTCCAGCTCTGCTGAGGAGCTGGAAACACGAGGAAAATAAGACCTGCATCTTTAACCTGTATGGCATCACGGAGGTCTCCTGCTGGGCCTGCTGTTACAAGATACCCGAGACTCTGCTGCGGTCCAGCGACCT TGGAGAGCCCTCGGTTCCTCTCGGAGCTCCTCTGATGGACACAGAGGTGGACGTCAGGGATGAACTGGGCCGGGTCGTCACAGAGGGAGAAGGACAGCTGTTCCTCG GTGGAGGGGGCAGGGTGTGCCTCCTGGACGGGGAGGGCACTGTGGCCTCTGGGACGATGAGAGCTACCGGAGATTGGGTGAAGATcagagagcagcagctgcactTTCAGGGCCGGACGGACCGAACCATCAAACGCAATGGAAAACAAGTAAACCTGGACCACCTGCAGCAG CTCGTCCTGGCTCTCCCTCGGGTGGCGGCCTGTGCGGTGGGCCTCCACAGCAGCTCTCGACTCCTTGCTTTTGTTgtgagctcctcctcctcctcctcggtcCGGCAGCATtgggaggaggggggaggagcAGGTGGAGATGAGAAGAGGCGGATTCTGGAGCAGCTGTCTGTGCTGCTGCCTTCTCACGGCATTCCTGACTCTCTGGAGCTCCTGCCGGCGTTGCCCCTGACTCCTCATG GTAAGGTCGACCTGGAGGCTCTGATGAGATCATATGAAAGACAAAGGGAGCGTTTGGGATTTCCACGGGGAGATGTCCACACCCTGAAGCAGAGGCTGCAGGCGTTGTGGAAG GATGCATTAGGTCTTCCTGGAGATGCAGACCTGGACGAGCAGTCGAACTTCCTGCTGAGTGGGGGGGACTCCCTGAAGGCTGTACGTCTGTGTGAAGACATCGGCGCCGCTGTGGGAGCGCCCTCGCCACAGCTCCTGGAGGTGCTGCTGGACGGGACGTTCTCAGAGCTGTGGCGGCACGTCGCACTGATGCTGGAGGGCCGCCCATCCTCATCGCATCAGGCCAAGAAGAGACACGCCGATCCTCCATCTGCTGCAGCCAAGAGGGAGTGGAAGCCGGCGGAGAAACGGGCCGTGAGGGTGCTGCAGCGAGCGGGTCGGGTGACACAAATGAATATGACGGACTCAAGCGAGACGCTGGAAGACGCCGGACTgaggggggcggagtcacacAGAGCTGTGAAGGTGGAGATGAGTCTGAGCTGGGCTTCAGACACCGGCAGATGTGTGGACGCCTCCCCGATGCTTCTGGTTATCGACGGTGCGAATCAGAGCTCCGACGGCTGCAGGACGACAGTGTTTATTGGCTCTCACTCCCACAGGGTGCAGGCTTTGGACCTCGGTACCGGTGGGGTTCTGTGGGAGCGAGTCCTCGGGGGCAGGGTGGAGGCCTCGGCTGCTGCGTCTCCCTGCGGCTCGCTCATAATTGTAG GCTGCTACGACGGCTGCATCTACTTCTTAAGTGCCGACTCTGGAGAGACCCGGTGGACGTTTAGGACGGGAGACGCGGTGAAGAGTTGTCCCGCTGTGGATGCTGTCAGCGGTTTGGTGTTGGCCGGCTCACATGATGGAAATGTTTATGCTCTGGACCCACAG GCTCAGCGGTGTGTTTGGAAGCGTCACTGTGGCGGCGCCGTGTTTTCCTCCCCGCACCTTCACGATTCCCCGCGACAGCTGTACGTGGCGACCCTGGCAGGACGTCTGCTGAGCCTGAACCCT GACAGTGGAGACGAGTCGTGGTCGTACCACAGAGGCGTCCCTTTTTTCTCCTCGCCCAACTGCTCCTCCAGCTGCGTGGTGATCGGCTCGGTGGATGGAAACATCTGCTGCCTCACTCACACCGGAGAACTG ctgtgGCAGTTCCCCACACAGGGGCCGGTCTTCTCGTCTCCGTGCTTCCTCCGGGAACAACATCGGCTTCTGTGCGGATCTCACGACGGCCGCCTGTACTGTCTGAGTGCGGCCGACGGCTCTGAAGTTTGGACTTTTCAGACCTGCAGCAGGGTGTACTCCTCTCCTTGTGTGTTCCATAGCTGCGGCGGGGGCGCCCTGGTGGCTCTGGCTTCCACAGACGGGACGGTCTGGATCCTGGACGCAGCAAACGGACAGATGCTGGCCTCGCACGCTTTACCCGGGGAGCTGTTCTCATCCCCGGTAGTGTGTGGCGGCTGTGTGGTAATTGGGTGTCGTAATGATTATGTCTATGCCTTAAATCTGACTAATAAAGAGGAAACCTGA
- the aasdh gene encoding beta-alanine-activating enzyme isoform X2, with translation MAARTLQAAVSAAASLHADRTAVVFDSGSSAHAGPSASLLYRELVQLSGELSAVFLRRCAPIHSVIGLYCSDDLLVPVWILGILQCPAAYMPLDPEAPALLSAQVMSQCGLKYCAVETRLMQFQATLSRYLTFEVCATLPKFKLTLIHIQKLSCAKPEPGTKQDGHQEAGCGASLLESGAAHGELAYVLHTSGTTGPPKMVRVPHRCIVPNILHLRSLFQMSSSDVVFLASPLTFDPSVVDIFLALSSGAQLLIVPSLIKKMPRRLAGLLFKEHKVTVLQVTPTLLLSFGHHTLKEEVLSPSSSLRVLALGGEACPPPALLRSWKHEENKTCIFNLYGITEVSCWACCYKIPETLLRSSDLGEPSVPLGAPLMDTEVDVRDELGRVVTEGEGQLFLGGGGRVCLLDGEGTVASGTMRATGDWVKIREQQLHFQGRTDRTIKRNGKQVNLDHLQQLVLALPRVAACAVGLHSSSRLLAFVVSSSSSSSVRQHWEEGGGAGGDEKRRILEQLSVLLPSHGIPDSLELLPALPLTPHGKVDLEALMRSYERQRERLGFPRGDVHTLKQRLQALWKDALGLPGDADLDEQSNFLLSGGDSLKAVRLCEDIGAAVGAPSPQLLEVLLDGTFSELWRHVALMLEGRPSSSHQAKKRHADPPSAAAKREWKPAEKRAVRVLQRAGRVTQMNMTDSSETLEDAGLRGAESHRAVKVEMSLSWASDTGRCVDASPMLLVIDGANQSSDGCRTTVFIGSHSHRVQALDLGTGGVLWERVLGGRVEASAAASPCGSLIIVGCYDGCIYFLSADSGETRWTFRTGDAVKSCPAVDAVSGLVLAGSHDGNVYALDPQAQRCVWKRHCGGAVFSSPHLHDSPRQLYVATLAGRLLSLNPDSGDESWSYHRGVPFFSSPNCSSSCVVIGSVDGNICCLTHTGELLWQFPTQGPVFSSPCFLREQHRLLCGSHDGRLYCLSAADGSEVWTFQTCSRVYSSPCVFHSCGGGALVALASTDGTVWILDAANGQMLASHALPGELFSSPVVCGGCVVIGCRNDYVYALNLTNKEET, from the exons GATCTTACAGTGTCCTGCTGCTTATATGCCGCTGGACCCCGAAGCTCCTGCACTCCTGTCGGCTCAGGTAATGAGTCAGTGTGGACTGAAGTACTGCGCCGTGGAGACCCGCCTGATGCAG TTCCAGGCCACTCTCAGCAGATACCTTACCTTTGAGGTTTGTGCGACACTGCCAAAGTTCAAGCTGACCCTGATCCACATTCAGAAGCTGTCATGTGCTAAACCTGAACCTGGAACAAAGCAAGATGGCCACCAGGAGGCTGGCTGTGGTGCATCGTTGTTGGAGAGCGGTGCAGCTCATGGAGAGCTTGCGTACGTACTGCACACGTCTGGAACAACAGGCCCTCCCAAAATGGTGAGGGTGCCACACAGGTGTATTGTTCCCAACATACTGCACCTGAG gTCTCTGTTTCAGATGAGTTCGTCTGATGTGGTTTTTCTCGCCTCCCCTTTAACCTTTGACCCCTCGGTGGTGGATATTTTTCTGGCTTTGTCATCTGGGGCTCAGCTGCTCATCGTACCCAGCCTGATCAAGAAAATGCCTCGTCGGCTCGCTGGGCTTTTGTTCAAAGAGCATAAAGTTACAGTCCTTCAG GTGACCCCCACTCTCCTCCTGAGCTTTGGCCACCACACTTTAAAAGAGGAGGTGCTGTCGCCCAGCTCGTCCCTCCGGGTGTTGGCTCTGGGGGGAGAAGCCTGCCCGCCTCCAGCTCTGCTGAGGAGCTGGAAACACGAGGAAAATAAGACCTGCATCTTTAACCTGTATGGCATCACGGAGGTCTCCTGCTGGGCCTGCTGTTACAAGATACCCGAGACTCTGCTGCGGTCCAGCGACCT TGGAGAGCCCTCGGTTCCTCTCGGAGCTCCTCTGATGGACACAGAGGTGGACGTCAGGGATGAACTGGGCCGGGTCGTCACAGAGGGAGAAGGACAGCTGTTCCTCG GTGGAGGGGGCAGGGTGTGCCTCCTGGACGGGGAGGGCACTGTGGCCTCTGGGACGATGAGAGCTACCGGAGATTGGGTGAAGATcagagagcagcagctgcactTTCAGGGCCGGACGGACCGAACCATCAAACGCAATGGAAAACAAGTAAACCTGGACCACCTGCAGCAG CTCGTCCTGGCTCTCCCTCGGGTGGCGGCCTGTGCGGTGGGCCTCCACAGCAGCTCTCGACTCCTTGCTTTTGTTgtgagctcctcctcctcctcctcggtcCGGCAGCATtgggaggaggggggaggagcAGGTGGAGATGAGAAGAGGCGGATTCTGGAGCAGCTGTCTGTGCTGCTGCCTTCTCACGGCATTCCTGACTCTCTGGAGCTCCTGCCGGCGTTGCCCCTGACTCCTCATG GTAAGGTCGACCTGGAGGCTCTGATGAGATCATATGAAAGACAAAGGGAGCGTTTGGGATTTCCACGGGGAGATGTCCACACCCTGAAGCAGAGGCTGCAGGCGTTGTGGAAG GATGCATTAGGTCTTCCTGGAGATGCAGACCTGGACGAGCAGTCGAACTTCCTGCTGAGTGGGGGGGACTCCCTGAAGGCTGTACGTCTGTGTGAAGACATCGGCGCCGCTGTGGGAGCGCCCTCGCCACAGCTCCTGGAGGTGCTGCTGGACGGGACGTTCTCAGAGCTGTGGCGGCACGTCGCACTGATGCTGGAGGGCCGCCCATCCTCATCGCATCAGGCCAAGAAGAGACACGCCGATCCTCCATCTGCTGCAGCCAAGAGGGAGTGGAAGCCGGCGGAGAAACGGGCCGTGAGGGTGCTGCAGCGAGCGGGTCGGGTGACACAAATGAATATGACGGACTCAAGCGAGACGCTGGAAGACGCCGGACTgaggggggcggagtcacacAGAGCTGTGAAGGTGGAGATGAGTCTGAGCTGGGCTTCAGACACCGGCAGATGTGTGGACGCCTCCCCGATGCTTCTGGTTATCGACGGTGCGAATCAGAGCTCCGACGGCTGCAGGACGACAGTGTTTATTGGCTCTCACTCCCACAGGGTGCAGGCTTTGGACCTCGGTACCGGTGGGGTTCTGTGGGAGCGAGTCCTCGGGGGCAGGGTGGAGGCCTCGGCTGCTGCGTCTCCCTGCGGCTCGCTCATAATTGTAG GCTGCTACGACGGCTGCATCTACTTCTTAAGTGCCGACTCTGGAGAGACCCGGTGGACGTTTAGGACGGGAGACGCGGTGAAGAGTTGTCCCGCTGTGGATGCTGTCAGCGGTTTGGTGTTGGCCGGCTCACATGATGGAAATGTTTATGCTCTGGACCCACAG GCTCAGCGGTGTGTTTGGAAGCGTCACTGTGGCGGCGCCGTGTTTTCCTCCCCGCACCTTCACGATTCCCCGCGACAGCTGTACGTGGCGACCCTGGCAGGACGTCTGCTGAGCCTGAACCCT GACAGTGGAGACGAGTCGTGGTCGTACCACAGAGGCGTCCCTTTTTTCTCCTCGCCCAACTGCTCCTCCAGCTGCGTGGTGATCGGCTCGGTGGATGGAAACATCTGCTGCCTCACTCACACCGGAGAACTG ctgtgGCAGTTCCCCACACAGGGGCCGGTCTTCTCGTCTCCGTGCTTCCTCCGGGAACAACATCGGCTTCTGTGCGGATCTCACGACGGCCGCCTGTACTGTCTGAGTGCGGCCGACGGCTCTGAAGTTTGGACTTTTCAGACCTGCAGCAGGGTGTACTCCTCTCCTTGTGTGTTCCATAGCTGCGGCGGGGGCGCCCTGGTGGCTCTGGCTTCCACAGACGGGACGGTCTGGATCCTGGACGCAGCAAACGGACAGATGCTGGCCTCGCACGCTTTACCCGGGGAGCTGTTCTCATCCCCGGTAGTGTGTGGCGGCTGTGTGGTAATTGGGTGTCGTAATGATTATGTCTATGCCTTAAATCTGACTAATAAAGAGGAAACCTGA